The nucleotide sequence GCACTATTTAAATGCCCTGGCTTACCATGCACAGGCGCGGGCCGGTGATGGCACACGCTACGCGCTGGCGCAAAAAGGCTACTCCCAGGCCGTCCGATTTGATGCCGGTAACACCTTGGCTTTATATGGGTTGGGTGAACTGTACTTTGAACAACGAAAGTTTAGGTTGGCGCGTGATCAATTCAGCGAAGTGCTGTTGTACAACCCTAAGGATCCGGACAGCACCTACGCGTTGGCGGTGTCTGCCTATTTATCGATGGATGTTGAAACTGCGGCCGGTGCGATTCGCCAGCTCGCCATGTTGGAACCGGACAGTCGACGTTTACAGCAGGCGGCTAGCTTAATATTTGCAGCAGCGGGCGAACACCAGTTGGCCCAGCAATTCGTTCAGCAATTGGCCACGGCTCCGCACGCCGACAATATCGCGGCCACCCGGTCACAGGGCCTGGCCGACCGCGTCCGACAACGGGTACTTGATTGGTCAAACTACTATGCCAGCGAAGCAAACATGGTAGCACCGCGATCACAACCGGTGGAGGCTCGGTTCGTCGATGTCGCGCTCGCCGACGCTGAAGAAAATCTGCCAAATGAAGAAATGGTGGTTGTCGATGTCGTGATCATTCGCACAGAAGAAGACGTGACCACCTCAAAAGGAGTCAACATCCTGTCGGGCTTGATGGTCCAGTTGGGTAGTTTCGATACGGATAACGAAAACGCCTACACCTACACCAATATCGACGAAAAAGAACAGGGCAATCGCACGCGGACGATTACGCGGTCGTTGACGGTGCCCTCGATTAACTACTCGCTAAACATCGCCAATGCAGGCAATGCACGTAACGAAATTTTGGCGCGCCCGACATTAATTGCCTATGACGGTAAATCGTCTGAGTTTTTCTCAGGCGTCGAGGTCAACGCGGCCGCAGTGAGTAACTCGTCCTCAGGGGACTCGGTCGAAATTGAAAAAGAAGTCGGTGTTCGTTTAAAACTGGAGCCGGAGATTTTGTCGGACGGGCGAATCCGCTTGGACATTGAAGCTGAGCGGACATTTTTAAAGACACCCAGCTCATCGGTAGAGTTTTCGTTGCGCGTGGAAACATCAAAAACCAACGTATCGGCCAGTGTCATTATGGATTTCGAGGACACCTTAATTCTAAGTGGCATGTCGGAAAAAGAAACTGAACGGACTCGAGACGGTGTTCCTGTTTTACAGGACGTGCCGGGACTGCAGTACTTTTTTTCGCGCGCTACCACCCGTGATTTTCAAAAGTCCGTGCTGATTTTGGTAACGCCACGCCGGCCGCAGTATGTGTATCAAAAAACGCGAGCGGCTGGGAATGCGGAGTCGGATCGTCCGCTGGATGAATTGAAGGCGCGGTATGCGGATTGGTTCAAGCCTTACCCAAACTGGTCCTCCGTGTTTCATCACATGCAGGACAATCAACTTTACCGGCAGTTTCGAACGGGCGACGTGTCACTGGACACCTCAAACGATTATCAACAACTCAGCGGGCGTCTAAGTCAGGCGCTGCAGTTTTTGTATTACTGAGGCGGCTGAGATGCGTTGTCACATATGGGCTCTATCGACGGTTTTGTTGGTGTTGACGCTACAAAATGCTCAGGCCGAGCCGTCGAAATACGTGCGCCAGTTGCTGGGATCGAATGCATGCAGCGAGTGCGATTTGCGGTACGCCGAGTTGACCGGTGCCGAGTTGGCCAATGCTAACTTAGCCGGAGCGTACATGGTGGGTGCGCGACTGGCGCGGGTCGATTTGTCTGGTGCCGATTTGACAAGTGCGCTGCTAATGCAAGCGGACTTGCCGCGAGTTGACCTGACCGGGGCGATCTTGTCTAAGAGCGATGCCGAGGGCGCTAATCTGTATGCGGCAACTTTGTTCAAAGCGGAACTGGCCTTTGCGAATTTGCGCGGTGTGGATTTGACCGAGTCCGAGCTCTCATACGCCAACTTAGCCGCGTCGGATTTTACTGGGGCCATCTTGGATGCGTCGTTTTTGAGCTTTACAAACGCGCGCAATGCAAACTTAACAGGAGCCTCGATGCGCCGCGTTCGGATTGATCGTGCGGTCTTGGATAACGCCCGAATGCAGGCGGTTGATTTAACCGAGGCACGTGCGTTGTCCGTGCGCTTCGTCGGTGCGGACCTTCGTCGCTCGACACTGCGCGATGCGGACCTAAGTTACAGTCATTTTGGCAACGCGGACTTGTCCGCGGCCAATTTGAGTGGCGCCGATTTGACCGGTGCTGATTTCCGAGGAGCCAGTTTACGGGGCGCGGATCTGAGTGGTGCACAAACAGGTAGCGCGTTGTTTGACGGTGCAGATTTGTGCGGCGCAACTATGCCCAACGGGGCTGTGAACCAATGCCTGTAACAGCCTTGTGCAGGCCCGCGCTTTCGATCGCCGGATTTGCCTTGCTGGTCATGTTTGGATCCTTGACGGTAGTTGCGTGGATGAGTTTCGCAAAGTTCGAGACCGTCTATCAACGGGTCTTTGCCGAGCAATACCAGGTGCCGTTGGACGAGATTAGCGCCGCCACCTCCAAACTCACACGTTTGGGGGTGGCCGTGGCAAATACTCAGGAGGTTGCAAATATTTTGCGCTCCGGGTTAGCCATGGCACCAAGTGCTGGCGCCGCCGGTGTTTATAACAGTTTTGGCACGTTGATCGCCGCACAAAATCAGGCGGGCAGCGACGGTACCCATGTCGGTGTGCCGGGTGAGCGGCTGGACGCGGCATTTGTAGCGGCACTGCAGCGCGCAAGTGCGGGTGGGGTTGCCATCGAAACCGACAGCGGAATCGTGCTGGCCGCGACCATGGTGGGCATTGAAGGTGAGGATATCGGCGGTGTTTTTATCGCCATTGATACGGCGACGCTAAGCGGGCCAAAAGAGGCCGCGTGGCATCAGGCCATGAAAATAGCGAGTGTCTTAGGATTAAGCGCCGGGGCACTCCAACTGGTGGTAATTTTGGGCTGGGGTCGTCGTGCATTTGACTTGAGTAACCGCCACACAGTGCCGATCGATCGGCTGAAGCTTCAGCGTAAGGTATTGGGGCTGGTTCTGCTCACCCAATGTGCGGCCTTAGGCGCGCAACTTTATGCGGATCACCAAGTTTTTAAAGCCCAATTGGGGCCGTTGATTACCGCCAAAAGCGACTCGGCCGTCGTTGCGATGGCCAACAAATTTGAGTTGGCCGTGGGTTATGGGGTGCCATTGGCCAAAATTCCCGACGCTGAGGCGACCCTGCAGGCATTGGTGGCGCAGTCCCCCGCGATCGATTTAGCCGAAGTCTCGGTGGGGTCTGTAAGTTTGAGCGCGGGTTCACGGCGGGCTGACGATAGCTACTACCGCAGTGCTCGAGCAATTGGTGAGCCGGGCACTGGGCAGGCCAATGTCTATACCAACCAATCGTTTGCGGCACGCACGTTTAATCACTTGCTATTCGATTTAGGCACATTGGGCGTCGTGTTTTTGTTGGCGTCAGCGGAGGGGTTTGCGTTTTTGAGTTGTATCGCGAGGTCCCAGCGCAATCGCCAAGCCCAAGTTAAGCCTGTTTCGAATTCGCGGGCAGATTCGTTATCGCCGGCAAACGAACCTGCGAAATTGGTTGCGTTTCCGTTGTTTCTGTATGTACTGACCGAAGAATTAACGCGCTCTTTTTTGCCCCGTTATGCAGCCGGTCTTTACGACGGATCGTGGGGCATCTCGGCGGATTTAGCCGCAAGCCTGCCGATATCAGCCTACATGTTGGTGGTTGCAACAGGCACGCTAGCAAGCCTACTTGGGGCGACTGGACGTCATACTCATCATCTGTTTTTGCTCGGAAGTGCGGTGACATTGATCGGCCTTTTGGGTACGGCCGTGACCCAAGATTATACCCAGTTCGTTGGCTTTCGATGCCTGTCTGCCTTGGGTTACGCGTTTGTCACCCTGGCCTTTCAAAACTATATTTCCGAGCTGCCAAAGGGGCCGCAGCGCAAGCGCGCACTTACCGCATTCATTTCAAGCGTAATGTTAGCTGCTATCTGTGGCGTGTCGATGGGGGGCGTTTTGGTCGATCATTTTGGTGAGACTGGTGTGTTCTGGTTGGTGTCTGCCATTATGGTGGTGGCATTTATGTTGGGACGGCGCTTTATATTCCGCCGTCAAACAGCAGATGCTGATGGCGGCAGTGCACTGACGATGCGTGACTTTGGCATGGTGTTTCGCAGCAACGACTTTTTGGTGCACCTAGGCTTAGTGGCGATACCCAGCAAGATGGTGTTGACTGGTTTTTTGTTTTATTGGGTGCCCCTCAGTTTAGGCCCGCTCGCATTGTCGCCCGTGGACATTGCGCGGGTCATGATGATGTATTTTTTGGTCGCGGTCGTGGTGTCCAAACTGAGTGGCATGCTGGCGGATGAGTCGGTTGCCAGCCAGCAACGTTGGATAATTTTGGGTGTGGTTTGCACCGGTGTCGCACCGCTGTTGATGCTGCTTGAATTCAGTGTCATCACGACCACCACCAGTGTAATGCTATTGGCGGCTGGTCAGGCCCTAGCCAATTCCGCGGTCGCTAATCGGATGGCAGATAGCGTTGCAGCTACGCCGTCGGCGCAGGTGCTGGGTTTGTTTCGGGTCTTCGAGCGCAGTGGTAGCGTCATTGGCCCGATTTTAGTGGGGATACTTATTGCAAGCGTCGGGTTCGTCGATGCGGCCGCGGGCATGGGCTTGATCGTATTGATGGCGGGCGTGGGGTTGGTTATCTATTACGTGCTCGCTTGGTTAGGGAGTAAAACGGTGAATCATGCGTAAGCTTGTGTCGTCCTGGATGGCGTTAATGGCGTTGGCATTACCGTTGTCGATTGCGCCGCCCAGTGCGGCTGAGGCTAAGCCCAAGGTTATTTACCTGGTGCTATGGCGCGGTTGGGAAGATGCCAGTGAAGGTTTTAAAGACGGGCTCGATAGTGCCGGTATTGACTACGAATTGATCGTGCGCAACGCCGAAGGTCAAAAAGACCGGTTAGCGGGATTCGTTGCCGAGGCCAAGGCGCTGGACGTGGATTTGGTGGCGACCTGGGGTACCTCGGTAGCCACCGGGATGCTTGGACTGCATGCGGGCGATGCCAATCAGTTAACCGTTGCACCCATTCCGGCGGTATTTATGATTGTGTCCCAGCCGATTGGCAGCGGCTTAGTAGCGGATTTGAGCAGTTCCGGGCGCAACTTTACCGGCTCTTTATATTTGGTGTCCGAGCAAACGCAACTGACGGTACTCAACTCATTTGGCCCAGTTAAACGTTTGGCGGTGGTGTATAACCCACTCGAAGCGAATTCGACTATCAATGTTAAACGCCTGACCCAGCTGGCCAAGGAGCGCCAATTTGAGTTGTTGGCGCGACCCGTGCCGCTGACCGTGGACGGTCAGCCTGACGGTGAACAAATAATCGATACGGTTGAGTCGTTAGCGGCTTTGGGTGTCGACTGGTTTTATCAGGGTCCCGACAGTTTTATGAATAAAAATGGTTCTATCTACGTTACCGCGGCAACAGCCTTTGGGATACCAACGTTTGCGAGTACCGATCGGTTGGTCCACGAGGCGGGTGCGTTGCTAAGTGTTTCGAACAGTTATCGGGCCGCCGGTGTGGTGGCCGCCGGTAAGGCCGCCGCGATACTACGTGATGGTGTGGATCCAGCGGATATTCCGATAACCGGACCTAAAGAGCCCAGCATTGTGATTAATATCGACAGTGCTTTGGCACTCGAAACCTATCCACCGCTGAGTTTATTGGGGTTATCAAAAATCGTCACCGCAGTGCCGCTCGAATGAGACCCAGGTTTAGGTTACCGCACCAGTCGGAATTCTTATGAATATCATGGTGCTAGAAGATGATCGCACCGTGGCGGCGCGCTTTGAACGTATCTTGGGGGAGTGGTCCCAGGCACAAGCGGTGATCAGTTTTCAATCGTTGGGCGATGGCATGGCAGCACTAAAATCAACGTCCGTTGACTTACTGATTGCGGATATTCATCTGCCGGATGGTTCGGGTATTGAAGCCATTCAGTATTTGTCGGATCACCAGCCCGACGCGAAGGCGGTGGTTATTTCCGCGTTATCGGATCGCCGGGTGGTGATCGACGCAATTCGAGCGGGCGCGATTGGTTACCTGTTAAAAGACGATGATGTTGTTGAGATCATTCGTGCTATTGAATCCATTTTGGCCGGAGGATCTCCGATTTCGACCGCGATAGCGCGATACGTAGTCGAAAGCGTTCAAGCAAGAAATGTCACTGTCGGCCCAAACAACAAGGGCACGCTGCTGACCAGCCGTGAGGTAGAGGTGATTACGG is from Litorivicinus lipolyticus and encodes:
- a CDS encoding type II and III secretion system protein is translated as MGCLGIENVARLSALLATLLVAGCGSVGTPITGFADATDKQSSLSVTASRAAELILSDDPGLALAQTNLALQTNPNNSYLHYLNALAYHAQARAGDGTRYALAQKGYSQAVRFDAGNTLALYGLGELYFEQRKFRLARDQFSEVLLYNPKDPDSTYALAVSAYLSMDVETAAGAIRQLAMLEPDSRRLQQAASLIFAAAGEHQLAQQFVQQLATAPHADNIAATRSQGLADRVRQRVLDWSNYYASEANMVAPRSQPVEARFVDVALADAEENLPNEEMVVVDVVIIRTEEDVTTSKGVNILSGLMVQLGSFDTDNENAYTYTNIDEKEQGNRTRTITRSLTVPSINYSLNIANAGNARNEILARPTLIAYDGKSSEFFSGVEVNAAAVSNSSSGDSVEIEKEVGVRLKLEPEILSDGRIRLDIEAERTFLKTPSSSVEFSLRVETSKTNVSASVIMDFEDTLILSGMSEKETERTRDGVPVLQDVPGLQYFFSRATTRDFQKSVLILVTPRRPQYVYQKTRAAGNAESDRPLDELKARYADWFKPYPNWSSVFHHMQDNQLYRQFRTGDVSLDTSNDYQQLSGRLSQALQFLYY
- a CDS encoding pentapeptide repeat-containing protein, producing MLTLQNAQAEPSKYVRQLLGSNACSECDLRYAELTGAELANANLAGAYMVGARLARVDLSGADLTSALLMQADLPRVDLTGAILSKSDAEGANLYAATLFKAELAFANLRGVDLTESELSYANLAASDFTGAILDASFLSFTNARNANLTGASMRRVRIDRAVLDNARMQAVDLTEARALSVRFVGADLRRSTLRDADLSYSHFGNADLSAANLSGADLTGADFRGASLRGADLSGAQTGSALFDGADLCGATMPNGAVNQCL
- a CDS encoding MFS transporter, with protein sequence MSFAKFETVYQRVFAEQYQVPLDEISAATSKLTRLGVAVANTQEVANILRSGLAMAPSAGAAGVYNSFGTLIAAQNQAGSDGTHVGVPGERLDAAFVAALQRASAGGVAIETDSGIVLAATMVGIEGEDIGGVFIAIDTATLSGPKEAAWHQAMKIASVLGLSAGALQLVVILGWGRRAFDLSNRHTVPIDRLKLQRKVLGLVLLTQCAALGAQLYADHQVFKAQLGPLITAKSDSAVVAMANKFELAVGYGVPLAKIPDAEATLQALVAQSPAIDLAEVSVGSVSLSAGSRRADDSYYRSARAIGEPGTGQANVYTNQSFAARTFNHLLFDLGTLGVVFLLASAEGFAFLSCIARSQRNRQAQVKPVSNSRADSLSPANEPAKLVAFPLFLYVLTEELTRSFLPRYAAGLYDGSWGISADLAASLPISAYMLVVATGTLASLLGATGRHTHHLFLLGSAVTLIGLLGTAVTQDYTQFVGFRCLSALGYAFVTLAFQNYISELPKGPQRKRALTAFISSVMLAAICGVSMGGVLVDHFGETGVFWLVSAIMVVAFMLGRRFIFRRQTADADGGSALTMRDFGMVFRSNDFLVHLGLVAIPSKMVLTGFLFYWVPLSLGPLALSPVDIARVMMMYFLVAVVVSKLSGMLADESVASQQRWIILGVVCTGVAPLLMLLEFSVITTTTSVMLLAAGQALANSAVANRMADSVAATPSAQVLGLFRVFERSGSVIGPILVGILIASVGFVDAAAGMGLIVLMAGVGLVIYYVLAWLGSKTVNHA
- a CDS encoding ABC transporter substrate-binding protein, which encodes MRKLVSSWMALMALALPLSIAPPSAAEAKPKVIYLVLWRGWEDASEGFKDGLDSAGIDYELIVRNAEGQKDRLAGFVAEAKALDVDLVATWGTSVATGMLGLHAGDANQLTVAPIPAVFMIVSQPIGSGLVADLSSSGRNFTGSLYLVSEQTQLTVLNSFGPVKRLAVVYNPLEANSTINVKRLTQLAKERQFELLARPVPLTVDGQPDGEQIIDTVESLAALGVDWFYQGPDSFMNKNGSIYVTAATAFGIPTFASTDRLVHEAGALLSVSNSYRAAGVVAAGKAAAILRDGVDPADIPITGPKEPSIVINIDSALALETYPPLSLLGLSKIVTAVPLE
- a CDS encoding response regulator, yielding MNIMVLEDDRTVAARFERILGEWSQAQAVISFQSLGDGMAALKSTSVDLLIADIHLPDGSGIEAIQYLSDHQPDAKAVVISALSDRRVVIDAIRAGAIGYLLKDDDVVEIIRAIESILAGGSPISTAIARYVVESVQARNVTVGPNNKGTLLTSREVEVITAISKGYTNAEVATMLAISPHTVPVHIRNIYRKLDTRNRSEATSEARRLGILE